Proteins co-encoded in one Nicotiana sylvestris chromosome 7, ASM39365v2, whole genome shotgun sequence genomic window:
- the LOC104243528 gene encoding RING-H2 finger protein ATL52-like, with the protein MENIGAPPILSSTRSFIAPLLISMLGIVCTALALVIYHFILLRFCIRRSRSHIRNNIGQSFHEPHLTIGIEQKIIESIPLVVYSIHKQDLCRVDQNECAVCLGELEEGEIVRFLPNCRHIFHVTCIDKWLIGHINCPICRSPIIETINYEEKDKPDVTIVPLPSNSPPCVNDESNTIDVQVQDQDHKNQVNLEYRTASSSDQVQLPSQSCRLHCHSASLELPMERIRSTERKLVMGLKRSLSMDQTFIIIDREKLEDEIKSFSISSCCSSSMEELIRSNQQGTF; encoded by the coding sequence ATGGAAAATATAGGAGCTCCTCCAATACTTTCTTCAACAAGATCTTTCATAGCCCCTCTTCTTATTTCAATGTTAGGCATAGTTTGCACTGCCTTGGCTTTAGTGATTTACCACTTTATTTTGTTAAGATTTTGCATAAGGAGAAGTAGATCACATATCAGAAACAATATTGGACAATCGTTCCATGAACCCCATTTAACCATTGGCATAGAGCAGAAGATTATTGAATCAATTCCTCTCGTTGTTTATTCGATTCATAAACAAGATTTATGTCGCGTAGATCAGAATGAGTGTGCCGTTTGCTTAGGTGAATTGGAAGAAGGTGAGATAGTTCGATTTTTGCCTAATTGTAGGCATATTTTTCATGTCACATGCATAGACAAGTGGCTTATTGGCCACATAAATTGCCCGATTTGTCGATCTCCTATAATAGAGACAATAAACTACGAGGAGAAAGATAAGCCAGATGTGACAATCGTTCCACTACCATCTAATTCTCCGCCATGTGTCAATGATGAAAGCAACACGATTGATGTTCAAGTTCAAGATCAAGATCACAAAAATCAAGTCAACCTCGAGTATCGTACTGCTTCATCATCTGATCAGGTACAATTACCATCACAATCTTGTAGGTTGCATTGCCATAGTGCATCATTGGAATTGCCTATGGAGAGAATTAGATCAACAGAAAGAAAATTAGTGATGGGGTTGAAGAGATCATTATCTATGGATCaaacttttattattattgataGAGAGAAATTAGAAGACGAAATCAAGTCATTTTCAATATCTTCTTGTTGCTCTTCATCAATGGAGGAATTAATCAGAAGCAATCAACAAGGAACTTTTTAA